The Peribacillus simplex genome contains a region encoding:
- a CDS encoding tyrosine-type recombinase/integrase — protein MKWSLKRHCSERDYILFLLGINTGLRVSDLLSLKIKDIKGKMEVIIKEGKTKKPRIIQLNNVCNELAAYIATIDGEWLFPSRKGDKPISKIQAYRQLNKAADMVDIEGVGTHTMRKTFGYWHYKRSKDLAELQMILNHSQPEITLKYIGIADEGTEDSLNDILGGRKKCH, from the coding sequence ATGAAATGGTCACTGAAGAGACATTGCAGCGAGAGGGACTACATATTGTTCTTGTTAGGCATCAATACCGGCTTGCGTGTGTCTGATTTATTATCGCTGAAGATAAAGGACATTAAAGGTAAGATGGAGGTCATCATCAAGGAAGGCAAAACAAAAAAGCCAAGAATAATACAGCTTAATAATGTATGTAATGAATTGGCTGCCTATATAGCCACCATCGATGGTGAATGGCTATTCCCCTCACGCAAGGGCGATAAGCCAATTAGCAAAATACAAGCCTACAGACAGCTTAATAAAGCAGCGGACATGGTGGACATCGAGGGCGTCGGTACCCATACCATGCGGAAAACGTTCGGGTACTGGCACTATAAACGAAGTAAGGACCTTGCTGAGTTACAAATGATCCTTAATCATTCACAACCTGAAATTACACTAAAGTACATTGGGATTGCTGATGAAGGAACAGAGGACAGCTTAAATGATATTTTGGGAGGACGGAAGAAATGTCACTGA
- a CDS encoding sigma-70 family RNA polymerase sigma factor produces MINKLREDISEEKDNGAILREVYPELLRFCRFLTQNNWDGDDLAQETILKAMQGYGKKTEITTALLKTIARHSWIDTIRKRKNESLDNLLDTEQQGSVGENAFETVEYIIKSLTPKQAVVFLLKEGFLYRSKEISDYLNTTETAVKAILNRVKKRFDNDVEERKLTCVEDWQDEEEQRLMTLMTQALKAQNPDILIRSIPSFKSLNSESMIPKLMNRSILSKSSFTPSNTLSMAA; encoded by the coding sequence ATGATAAATAAGTTAAGGGAAGATATTTCTGAAGAAAAGGATAACGGTGCGATTTTGCGTGAAGTCTATCCTGAATTGCTTCGGTTTTGCCGATTCCTGACCCAAAATAATTGGGATGGGGATGATTTGGCACAGGAAACGATATTGAAGGCAATGCAGGGCTATGGGAAGAAAACGGAAATAACAACGGCTTTATTGAAGACGATAGCCCGACATTCCTGGATTGATACGATACGAAAAAGAAAAAATGAATCCTTAGACAATCTGTTGGATACCGAACAACAGGGATCAGTTGGGGAAAATGCCTTTGAAACGGTTGAATATATAATAAAGTCACTTACCCCGAAACAAGCTGTTGTGTTCCTATTAAAGGAAGGATTCCTCTATCGGTCAAAAGAAATCTCAGATTATTTGAACACCACGGAGACCGCAGTAAAGGCGATCCTGAATCGTGTGAAAAAGCGTTTTGACAATGACGTCGAAGAGCGTAAGTTGACTTGCGTGGAAGATTGGCAAGATGAGGAGGAACAGCGGCTCATGACCCTGATGACTCAAGCTTTAAAAGCCCAGAATCCTGATATCCTCATTAGAAGCATCCCATCTTTCAAATCCCTGAATAGTGAATCGATGATTCCTAAACTGATGAATCGTTCGATTCTTTCCAAATCAAGCTTCACTCCTTCAAACACACTCTCAATGGCCGCATAG
- the clpP gene encoding ATP-dependent Clp endopeptidase proteolytic subunit ClpP — MTTIPYVIEQSGKGERSYDIYSRLLKDRIIMIGEEITDHLANSVVAQLLFLAADAPEKEITIFINSPGGSTSAGFAIYDTMQYIKPDIRTVCTGMAASFGAMLLLAGTKGKRCALPNSEIMLHQPLGGARGQATEIEISARRILKLKDHINQIISERTGQPIEKVAKDTDRDYFLSAIEAKDYGIIDEIIVQDN, encoded by the coding sequence ATGACAACAATTCCATATGTAATTGAGCAATCAGGCAAGGGTGAGCGCTCGTACGATATTTATTCCAGACTTCTAAAAGACCGTATCATCATGATTGGGGAAGAAATCACCGATCATTTAGCCAACAGTGTGGTTGCCCAATTGTTATTCTTGGCAGCAGATGCACCTGAGAAGGAAATTACCATCTTCATAAACAGTCCGGGGGGATCGACCAGTGCCGGTTTCGCCATTTATGATACGATGCAATATATTAAGCCTGATATCCGGACTGTATGTACGGGGATGGCTGCATCATTCGGTGCCATGCTTTTATTGGCGGGTACGAAAGGGAAACGGTGCGCTTTGCCAAATAGTGAAATCATGCTTCATCAACCGCTTGGTGGGGCGAGGGGGCAAGCCACGGAAATTGAAATTTCTGCCCGAAGGATTTTGAAACTAAAGGATCATATCAATCAAATCATCTCGGAAAGGACTGGGCAGCCTATCGAAAAGGTGGCGAAAGACACAGATCGTGATTACTTCCTAAGCGCAATTGAGGCGAAGGATTACGGTATAATCGATGAAATAATCGTTCAGGATAACTAA
- a CDS encoding TauD/TfdA dioxygenase family protein has translation MTETKTQQLKVVPVAGRIGAEIQGVQLSGDLDLAIFSEIKQALNDHKVVFFKGQNHLDDASQEAFAKLLGEPYAHPTVPVKDNTNYIFELDSERGAKANHWHTDVTFVPEVPKYSVLRGVTIPDVGGDTVWANTNKAYEDLPDGLKKLADGLWAIHTNEYDYAQFKPAENIDDEVKKKYRDIFESTIYKTRHPVVHVHAETGKRHLLLGGFAGRVEGYTTSESERLLSIFDSYVTRLENTVRWQWSEGDVVIWDNLATQHYAIADYGDQHRVVRRVTVGKDVPVNNENESSRLIIKK, from the coding sequence ATGACGGAAACTAAAACACAACAATTAAAAGTGGTACCCGTAGCAGGAAGGATTGGAGCTGAAATTCAAGGGGTCCAATTAAGCGGAGACTTGGATTTAGCTATTTTCAGTGAAATCAAACAAGCGTTAAACGATCATAAAGTCGTATTCTTCAAAGGTCAAAACCATTTGGACGATGCCAGCCAAGAGGCATTTGCCAAACTATTGGGTGAACCTTATGCGCATCCTACAGTACCGGTCAAAGACAATACTAACTATATTTTCGAACTTGATTCCGAACGGGGTGCTAAAGCAAACCATTGGCATACTGATGTCACTTTTGTTCCAGAAGTTCCCAAATACTCTGTTTTAAGAGGTGTAACCATCCCTGATGTTGGCGGCGATACAGTCTGGGCAAATACGAATAAAGCATATGAGGACCTGCCGGATGGATTGAAGAAATTAGCGGATGGACTATGGGCGATCCATACAAATGAGTATGATTATGCACAATTCAAACCAGCCGAAAACATTGATGATGAGGTTAAAAAGAAATATCGTGATATATTCGAATCGACCATTTATAAAACAAGGCACCCAGTCGTTCACGTGCACGCAGAAACCGGAAAAAGGCATTTGTTATTAGGTGGTTTTGCTGGAAGAGTGGAAGGATATACAACAAGTGAATCTGAAAGATTATTAAGTATCTTCGATTCATACGTCACGCGCTTAGAAAATACCGTGCGTTGGCAATGGAGTGAAGGGGACGTGGTCATTTGGGATAACCTAGCCACGCAGCATTACGCTATTGCCGATTACGGGGACCAGCACCGCGTCGTTCGCAGGGTCACAGTAGGAAAAGACGTTCCGGTAAACAACGAGAACGAGTCAAGCAGACTAATCATAAAAAAATAA
- a CDS encoding aliphatic sulfonate ABC transporter substrate-binding protein: MKEYRNKLTALLLAIFSIAVLAGCNSDAGKASGKSDPLKVHIALNGKMGPLVIAKEKGLFDEEFSKLDAQIEWSEFPSGPPLLESLASNRVDLSFLGDGALIAGIDKNLPFEVIAQTGRGESSVRILAQPEGDIKKIEDLKGKTVGVASGTTGHVYLIKALKAHGLTIDDIKLINLQPDDAQSAFETKQLDAWAIWNPYYLNNIEKGNAVALKVKEKILAPGAIIARNEFAKAHPEIVEAYLKVYKKAADWQIENPDEASEIYSKETKLPVSTVKKIITAEEPNIYFTDDAIKAQQESIDTLAGVGYIKKSFNFKNQIHNEYIDEAFKK; encoded by the coding sequence ATGAAGGAATACCGTAACAAGTTAACCGCATTATTGCTTGCCATCTTTAGCATTGCTGTATTGGCAGGTTGCAATTCCGATGCCGGCAAGGCTTCCGGGAAAAGTGATCCACTTAAAGTTCATATTGCCTTAAATGGTAAGATGGGGCCATTGGTCATTGCAAAGGAAAAGGGATTGTTCGACGAAGAGTTTTCTAAACTGGATGCCCAAATCGAGTGGAGTGAATTCCCGAGTGGTCCCCCTCTTTTGGAATCCCTCGCTTCCAATCGGGTTGACCTATCTTTTTTAGGGGATGGTGCACTGATTGCCGGAATTGATAAGAATCTGCCATTTGAAGTGATTGCACAAACGGGACGAGGTGAGTCATCTGTCCGGATCCTGGCTCAGCCAGAAGGAGACATTAAGAAGATTGAAGACTTAAAGGGAAAAACGGTCGGTGTTGCCTCCGGGACAACAGGTCATGTGTATTTAATCAAAGCATTGAAAGCACATGGTTTAACGATCGATGATATTAAACTCATCAATTTACAACCGGATGATGCTCAATCCGCTTTTGAAACCAAACAATTGGACGCCTGGGCGATATGGAACCCTTATTACCTTAATAATATTGAAAAAGGGAATGCAGTCGCACTTAAAGTAAAGGAAAAAATATTAGCTCCTGGTGCAATCATTGCACGTAACGAATTTGCAAAAGCACATCCTGAAATTGTCGAGGCCTATTTAAAGGTTTATAAAAAAGCTGCCGATTGGCAAATTGAAAATCCAGATGAAGCCTCTGAAATTTATTCTAAAGAAACTAAATTGCCTGTGAGCACAGTCAAGAAAATAATAACGGCTGAAGAACCAAATATCTACTTTACCGATGATGCCATCAAGGCACAACAAGAATCAATCGATACATTAGCTGGTGTGGGTTATATCAAGAAATCATTTAATTTTAAAAACCAGATCCACAATGAATACATTGATGAAGCCTTTAAAAAATAA
- a CDS encoding ABC transporter ATP-binding protein produces MVATLEINHVSKTFKNDNESVHVLDNLNLHVKNGEFVTIIGPSGCGKSTLLKLIAGLDSDFDGTIIAGDHPVSAPSKDRGFIFQEHRLFPWLNVEKNIAGNLPLKKTDIRKRVDDLISLVKLKGFEKAYPRQLSGGMSQRVAIARALLRNPEVLLLDEPFGALDAFTRTHLQEALLEIWERNMTTMVLVTHDIDESIFLSSKVVVMEAKPGRIKAIVPIDLPYPRTRTSKAFQEFRTVILTQLDHHPEEREDWSI; encoded by the coding sequence TTGGTAGCGACGTTAGAAATTAATCATGTAAGCAAAACATTTAAGAATGATAATGAAAGTGTCCATGTTTTGGATAATTTAAATCTGCACGTCAAAAATGGTGAGTTCGTCACCATCATTGGTCCGAGCGGCTGCGGGAAAAGCACATTATTAAAGCTGATCGCAGGACTTGATTCAGACTTTGACGGTACGATCATAGCAGGGGATCATCCGGTTAGCGCCCCTTCTAAAGACCGTGGTTTCATTTTTCAGGAGCACCGCTTATTTCCATGGCTGAATGTGGAGAAAAATATTGCAGGTAACCTTCCATTAAAAAAAACGGACATTAGAAAAAGGGTGGATGATTTAATTTCACTTGTTAAGCTAAAGGGATTTGAAAAGGCGTATCCACGCCAATTATCCGGTGGAATGTCGCAGCGTGTTGCCATTGCCAGGGCCTTATTACGTAATCCTGAAGTTTTATTGCTGGATGAGCCATTCGGTGCATTGGATGCTTTCACGCGAACGCATCTTCAAGAGGCTTTACTAGAAATATGGGAGAGGAATATGACAACGATGGTGCTTGTCACCCATGATATTGATGAATCCATCTTTTTATCGAGCAAAGTGGTAGTCATGGAGGCAAAGCCTGGTCGGATTAAAGCTATCGTTCCAATTGATTTACCATATCCAAGAACTCGAACAAGCAAAGCGTTTCAGGAATTCAGGACCGTCATTTTAACCCAACTTGATCATCATCCGGAAGAAAGGGAAGATTGGAGCATTTAA
- a CDS encoding ABC transporter permease, producing the protein MSTQTVAQNKSLVIRKTKKQSKLAKSALRGSFLPVVVLIAWQSLGSAGILPAQLFSSPLLIVTTFIDLVRSGEMGMHLQISLTRALLGFALGGFLGLLLGIIVGMQKKSEEYLNPSIQMLRTVPLLAITPLFIMWFGFGELSKVLLIALGAFFPLYLQTFLGLRNVDKKLYDVARILEFSRLEQITKLMIPAALPNILLGIRLALSAAWMCLVVAELLGADRGVGFMIQDARSFMQTDVVFVGIIIFALAGKISDSFVRFLENHFLKWQDSFKA; encoded by the coding sequence ATGTCTACACAGACCGTTGCTCAAAACAAGTCGCTTGTCATAAGGAAAACGAAAAAACAATCCAAACTTGCCAAATCAGCATTGCGGGGTTCATTCCTTCCCGTTGTCGTGTTGATTGCATGGCAATCATTAGGTTCGGCTGGTATCCTGCCTGCCCAATTATTCTCATCTCCTTTATTGATCGTCACGACTTTCATTGATCTCGTTCGGTCAGGGGAAATGGGCATGCATTTACAAATCAGTTTAACGCGGGCTCTTCTTGGCTTTGCATTAGGTGGTTTTTTAGGCTTATTGCTAGGAATCATCGTTGGCATGCAAAAAAAATCCGAAGAATATCTTAATCCGAGCATTCAAATGTTACGGACAGTTCCTTTACTTGCGATTACCCCTTTATTCATTATGTGGTTCGGGTTTGGTGAACTATCCAAAGTGCTGCTTATTGCTTTAGGCGCTTTCTTTCCTCTATATTTACAAACTTTTTTGGGCCTTCGGAATGTGGATAAAAAACTATACGATGTTGCCCGAATCTTGGAGTTTAGCCGTCTGGAACAAATAACGAAGCTCATGATTCCGGCAGCTTTGCCAAACATATTGCTTGGTATCCGTTTAGCCTTAAGTGCGGCTTGGATGTGCCTGGTCGTAGCCGAATTGTTGGGTGCGGATAGAGGGGTGGGATTCATGATCCAGGATGCCCGTTCATTCATGCAAACGGACGTCGTATTCGTAGGCATCATCATTTTTGCCCTCGCTGGCAAAATCTCCGATTCGTTTGTCCGCTTTTTAGAAAATCATTTTCTGAAATGGCAAGATAGTTTTAAAGCTTAA
- a CDS encoding MFS domain-containing histidine kinase, which yields MLKNYQYYQNKHRFILKAFMAMISFLLLVGISVSPISWKDNPYEMTLQVILISGMIISLLFFLKTEVNFYKTLFIFLITVYLYSKFWIFPDTAIMLSLFAIAPLIPIFLFDKIGFYIVATLNIILGPASILIISKTDLQYTYEYVALDSFGNTLNFIAIQIILVFVFIGTNNRVESTNAFHKEIQQAKQLNSVGQLAATIAHEIRNPITVVKGFAQLLDQEKELNETEKFYVQTMLTELEYTQVIINDYLSLAKPQTDNAQVIPLNFEIQKISDLLTSFANNRNIGFLLDFRDDLHINMNPIELKQILVNIMKNGIESMNNPGFIKVETEQERTMAKIRITDTGIGLSKKQLEILGTPFYSLKDRGTGIGLTVCYSIVQKYKGKIVVQSELNKGTSFTIYLPLHREID from the coding sequence ATGTTAAAAAATTATCAATATTATCAAAACAAACACCGATTTATACTGAAGGCATTCATGGCAATGATATCCTTTTTACTGCTAGTTGGGATTTCTGTATCACCTATAAGTTGGAAAGATAATCCCTACGAGATGACATTACAGGTCATTTTAATATCGGGGATGATAATTTCTCTGTTATTTTTCTTAAAAACAGAAGTCAATTTCTATAAAACCCTATTCATTTTCTTAATTACTGTTTATTTATATAGCAAATTCTGGATATTCCCGGATACTGCAATCATGCTGTCATTATTTGCTATAGCACCATTGATTCCCATTTTTCTCTTTGATAAAATCGGATTCTATATTGTCGCCACTTTAAATATCATATTAGGTCCGGCTTCCATCTTGATCATTTCAAAAACGGATCTTCAATACACTTATGAATATGTCGCTTTGGATAGTTTCGGCAACACGCTTAACTTCATCGCTATACAAATCATATTGGTATTCGTATTCATAGGAACCAATAATAGGGTAGAATCCACGAATGCATTTCATAAGGAAATACAGCAGGCCAAGCAACTGAACTCAGTCGGACAGCTCGCTGCCACCATTGCACATGAGATACGTAATCCGATTACAGTCGTGAAAGGGTTTGCCCAGTTATTAGATCAAGAGAAGGAACTGAATGAAACGGAAAAATTTTATGTACAGACGATGCTCACAGAACTTGAATATACACAAGTGATAATCAATGATTATTTGTCTTTGGCAAAGCCGCAAACGGATAATGCACAGGTCATTCCTTTAAATTTCGAAATCCAAAAGATTTCCGATCTATTAACGAGTTTCGCCAATAATCGCAACATAGGCTTTCTCTTGGATTTCCGTGACGACCTGCACATTAACATGAATCCCATCGAACTTAAACAGATACTGGTCAATATCATGAAAAATGGAATTGAGTCTATGAACAATCCCGGATTCATCAAAGTGGAAACAGAGCAGGAACGCACCATGGCAAAAATAAGAATAACAGATACAGGAATAGGCCTCTCCAAAAAACAGCTTGAAATACTCGGCACCCCATTTTATTCGCTTAAAGACAGGGGAACAGGTATCGGCCTGACCGTTTGTTATTCCATCGTTCAAAAATACAAAGGTAAAATCGTGGTCCAGAGCGAATTGAACAAAGGAACATCCTTCACCATTTATTTGCCCTTACATAGAGAAATAGATTAA
- a CDS encoding glycerophosphodiester phosphodiesterase: MGASAANGNHSNSSIYEKKIVNIAHRGASGHAPEHTIPAYQLGEQMKGDYIEIDLQMTKDGRLIAMHDEKVDRTTNGTGLVKDLTLAEIKKLDAGSWFNEQYPQLAKEVYEGLKVPTLEEVFKKFGKQANYYIETKSPEVYPGMEEELLQVLEEYKMMDSKGRTKNVLIQSFSKESLMKVHDMNPKLPLVQLFSYKNPATISDEELESIKEYAIGVGPNFNRVDGQYVKMVRSHDLQFHPYTVNDRADMKKALEWGATGLFTNYPDVFSEVLREYKHDNHNENGNL, encoded by the coding sequence ATGGGGGCCTCAGCTGCAAATGGAAATCATTCCAATTCATCTATTTATGAGAAGAAAATCGTGAATATTGCACATCGGGGAGCTTCTGGACATGCACCTGAACATACCATTCCCGCTTATCAATTGGGAGAACAAATGAAAGGTGACTACATAGAAATCGATCTTCAGATGACCAAGGATGGAAGATTGATAGCAATGCATGATGAAAAGGTGGATCGTACAACGAATGGTACAGGTCTGGTGAAGGATTTAACGTTGGCAGAGATCAAGAAACTGGATGCCGGTTCATGGTTCAATGAACAATATCCGCAATTGGCAAAAGAGGTATATGAAGGGTTGAAGGTTCCCACTCTTGAAGAAGTCTTTAAGAAGTTCGGAAAGCAGGCCAATTACTATATCGAAACAAAGTCCCCTGAAGTATATCCAGGAATGGAGGAAGAACTTCTACAGGTTCTGGAAGAATATAAAATGATGGATTCAAAAGGCCGTACCAAGAATGTATTAATACAATCGTTCAGTAAAGAAAGCCTTATGAAGGTTCATGACATGAATCCAAAGTTACCGCTTGTGCAGCTTTTTTCTTATAAGAACCCAGCAACCATTTCCGATGAAGAATTGGAATCCATTAAGGAATATGCAATTGGCGTTGGCCCGAACTTCAATAGGGTTGACGGACAATATGTGAAGATGGTCCGCAGCCATGACCTTCAATTCCATCCATATACAGTAAATGATAGAGCGGATATGAAAAAGGCTCTTGAATGGGGTGCAACGGGGCTGTTCACTAATTATCCTGATGTATTCAGCGAGGTGTTAAGAGAGTACAAGCATGATAATCACAATGAAAATGGGAATTTATAA
- a CDS encoding zinc-dependent alcohol dehydrogenase yields the protein MKAVTFQGAKEIQVKQVEDPKLQQKDDIIVRVTSTAICGSDLHIYQGALPTHKDYVIGHEPMGIVEEVGPEVTKVKKGDRVVLPFNISCGHCYYCEHDMESQCDNSNPNEAVDTGGYFGFTERYGNYPGGQAEYLRVPYGNFMPFVIPESCELEDEALLFMSDVLPTAYWSVENAGVKKGDTVAVLGCGPIGLMAQKFAWMKGAKRVIAIDNLPYRLNRAKQMNKVEAYNFDEYNDMGSYIKEITSGGADVVIDCVGMDGKKSTIEAIEQKLKLQGGTLSAIEIALKAVRKFGTIQLTGVYGSKYNMFPLGNLFERNINLKMGQAPVIHYMPKLFDEIMAGEFDPTEIISHKVPLEKASEAYQIFNDHEDECIKVVLKP from the coding sequence ATGAAGGCTGTCACTTTTCAAGGAGCAAAAGAGATACAGGTAAAACAAGTTGAAGATCCAAAACTTCAGCAAAAGGATGATATCATCGTCAGAGTGACTTCAACGGCCATTTGCGGGTCCGATCTCCATATATATCAGGGTGCTTTGCCCACGCATAAGGATTATGTCATTGGCCATGAACCGATGGGCATCGTTGAAGAAGTGGGCCCGGAAGTTACGAAGGTGAAAAAAGGGGACAGGGTTGTCCTGCCTTTCAACATTTCTTGTGGGCACTGTTATTATTGTGAACATGATATGGAGAGTCAATGTGATAATTCCAACCCAAATGAAGCGGTGGATACAGGCGGATACTTTGGTTTTACGGAACGATATGGGAACTATCCAGGCGGGCAGGCAGAATATTTAAGGGTCCCATATGGAAACTTCATGCCGTTTGTCATTCCAGAGTCCTGTGAACTTGAAGATGAGGCACTATTGTTCATGTCCGATGTGCTGCCAACCGCGTATTGGAGTGTAGAGAACGCTGGCGTCAAAAAAGGTGATACGGTAGCGGTACTTGGTTGTGGGCCGATTGGCTTGATGGCTCAGAAGTTCGCTTGGATGAAAGGCGCAAAAAGGGTCATTGCAATAGACAATCTTCCTTATAGGCTCAATAGGGCAAAACAGATGAATAAGGTTGAGGCGTATAACTTCGATGAGTATAACGATATGGGCAGCTACATTAAGGAAATCACTTCAGGCGGGGCTGATGTGGTCATAGATTGTGTGGGGATGGACGGCAAGAAATCAACGATCGAGGCGATTGAGCAAAAGCTGAAACTCCAGGGCGGAACGTTAAGTGCGATCGAGATTGCACTTAAAGCCGTACGTAAATTCGGTACGATCCAACTGACTGGCGTATATGGATCCAAATATAATATGTTCCCATTAGGCAATTTATTTGAAAGGAACATTAACCTGAAAATGGGGCAAGCACCAGTCATTCACTACATGCCAAAGCTTTTTGATGAAATCATGGCCGGAGAGTTCGACCCCACGGAAATCATATCCCATAAAGTCCCTCTCGAAAAAGCGAGTGAAGCTTATCAAATCTTTAACGATCATGAGGATGAATGCATTAAAGTGGTGTTAAAGCCATAA
- a CDS encoding histidine phosphatase family protein — protein sequence MKIGLVRHFKVAHEFPTGRPVTADDMKQWFEDYDAADIIYGTTLFGVEEWKECYCSDMSRAVKTAEHIYPGTVHRMEELREIPSPPLKGKVKLPFILWAIWIRCCSVINKQTRAEIKIAERRINKVLDEVLAKGERDVLIVSHAALMVYMRKELIRRGFTGPKFKIASNGKLYVFER from the coding sequence ATGAAAATTGGTTTGGTACGGCATTTTAAGGTGGCACATGAATTTCCCACTGGGAGACCTGTGACGGCGGATGATATGAAGCAATGGTTCGAGGACTATGATGCCGCGGATATCATTTATGGAACGACTTTATTTGGTGTGGAGGAATGGAAGGAATGTTATTGCAGTGATATGTCGAGAGCTGTCAAGACAGCGGAACATATCTATCCAGGTACGGTTCATCGGATGGAGGAGCTGCGGGAAATACCTTCCCCCCCACTTAAAGGAAAAGTTAAGCTGCCGTTCATCCTTTGGGCCATCTGGATTCGCTGTTGCTCGGTAATCAACAAGCAGACAAGGGCGGAGATTAAGATCGCAGAGCGAAGGATCAATAAAGTATTGGATGAAGTCTTGGCAAAGGGGGAAAGGGATGTTCTGATCGTGAGTCATGCCGCCCTCATGGTATATATGAGGAAAGAGCTGATACGACGGGGTTTCACCGGTCCAAAATTCAAGATTGCCAGTAATGGAAAGCTTTATGTATTTGAAAGATGA
- a CDS encoding HAD family hydrolase, which produces MLKAVFFDLDDTLLWDQKSVKEAFVATCEVAKEKYDLNVDEFEEAVRKEARELYSSYDTYAFTQMIGINPFEGLWGNFQDDHDEFRKMAGIAPAYRKEAWTRGLKALGIDDPEFGLELAERFPAERRKKPFIYEESFRVLDELKGKYKLLLLTNGSPELQNTKLEITPELVPYFDQIVISGAFGRGKPDVSIFEHALELMELDKDEVLMVGDNLMTDILGASRVGIKSVWINRHDKERNEVIPTYEIKHLEELYPILESLGN; this is translated from the coding sequence TTGCTGAAGGCAGTTTTTTTTGATTTAGATGATACATTACTTTGGGATCAGAAAAGTGTAAAAGAGGCTTTTGTGGCCACATGCGAAGTGGCTAAGGAGAAATATGACCTGAATGTCGACGAGTTTGAAGAAGCGGTGCGAAAGGAAGCACGTGAGCTTTATTCTTCTTACGATACATACGCATTCACTCAAATGATCGGAATCAACCCATTTGAGGGATTATGGGGGAATTTTCAGGATGATCATGATGAATTCCGGAAGATGGCCGGGATTGCACCGGCTTATCGGAAAGAAGCATGGACGAGAGGTTTGAAGGCATTAGGGATCGATGATCCGGAATTTGGGCTTGAACTGGCAGAACGTTTCCCGGCCGAGAGACGCAAGAAGCCATTTATCTATGAAGAATCATTCCGTGTATTGGATGAATTAAAAGGGAAGTACAAATTGCTATTGCTTACGAATGGATCTCCTGAACTGCAAAATACCAAACTTGAAATTACGCCTGAACTGGTTCCTTATTTCGACCAAATCGTGATTTCTGGCGCATTTGGACGAGGTAAACCGGATGTCTCCATATTTGAGCATGCTTTGGAACTCATGGAGCTTGATAAGGATGAAGTGTTGATGGTCGGCGATAATTTAATGACCGATATCCTTGGAGCATCACGGGTAGGTATAAAGTCGGTCTGGATAAATCGCCATGATAAGGAACGGAATGAAGTGATTCCGACCTATGAAATCAAGCATTTAGAGGAGCTTTACCCAATCCTTGAGAGTCTGGGGAATTAA